Genomic DNA from Halorussus rarus:
TCAAGGACCGGGACGGAGTCGTCGGGGTCCTTGATTGCAGAGACGTTGAAGTAGTCATACGAACCAAGGTCGGAGTCGGTGATACTGCCACCTTTGTCACCTGGTTGTTGTACCGCGTAGCCTTCTTTAGTATCTGTGTTTGCCTCCGTCAGCGTGGTGGCGCGGTTCGGACCGATCCACTCGATCGTCGCGGTCGAGAGATTGATGTCATCGGAACCGGACCCGCGCATCACCGTGAGGTTGATGTAGTCGACCTCCTCGTTGGCGACGTGTCCGAACCCGCTGACGACCTGCACGCGGTTCGAGACCTGCGCACTGCTCTCCTGACCGGTCTGTTCACTCTTCGTCTGGAGGAACCCGGCCGTGTTGATGAGCACGCCCGCCGCGATCGCCGCGACCAGCACCATCGCGATGAACACGATGAGCGTACCGATACCCACCTGACCGCGGTCGTTGACCGCGCCCTCGATTCTGTCTGTTGCCGCTGAGAGATATTTTCCTATCATCCTTCGTACCGTATTGCGTTCGGGAACTTTCCCACTGGTGACGTACCACCACCAATATATATAGTATTCGTCCGTTTTCACGCCTGATAATCGGGGGGCGTAACGGGGTTGACTGCCGCCTAGAGCCCCCGACGCGAAAGAGCTGTCCGAGAGAGTCGGGAAACGACCGGTTGGAAAGCCTTTTGCGCTCGTGGTGACCACGCACTCCTAATGGCCGACCGCGAGGACGTCTGCGTGCTCATCCCGACGCTGAACGAGGCCGAGACGATCGGCGACGTGATCGACGGGTTCACGAGTCGCGGATTCGAGAACGTCCTCGTCGTCGACGGGAACTCGACCGACGGGACGACGGACGAGGCCCGCGAGCACAGCGCGCGCGTGATGCAGCAGTCCGGCACCGGGAAGGGACAGGCGATCCGAGAGGCGGTCCGGCACATCGACGCCGAGTACGTGCTGATGCTCGACGGCGACGGGACCTACCGACCTGAGGACGCCGACGTGATGCTCGAACCGCTCCTGGAGGGGCGGTACGAACACGTCATCGGCAACCGCTTCGCGGACATGGAGGACGGTGCGATGAGCCGACTCAACCGATTCGGCAACGGGATGTTCAACCGGGTGTTCCGCCACATCCACGGCGAGAACTTCGAGGACATCCTGAGCGGCTACCGGGCGTTCACCCGCGAATCGATGGAGAATTTCTACCTCGACGCCGACGGATTCGGGGTCGAGACGGAGATGGCGGTCGAGTGCGTCAAGCACGACGTGGCCACGACGGTCGTCCCCATCCGGTACGAGGCCCGGCCCAACGGGTCGGACACCAACCTCCACCCGATCCGGGACGGCGGAGTCATCCTGCTCACGCTCTACCAGCTGGCAAAGACGAGCAACCCGCTGTTCTACTTCGGAAGCGTCGGCGTGCTGAGCGGGCTGTTCGGGGTCGCCGTGGCGGCCTACGTCGGATACGAGTGGTTCGTGAAAGTCCCCCGCGAGAGCCACGAAGTGCTGGCGATCGTCGCGGCGTTCGGCATCCTGTTCGGGGTGCAACT
This window encodes:
- a CDS encoding archaellin/type IV pilin N-terminal domain-containing protein encodes the protein MIGKYLSAATDRIEGAVNDRGQVGIGTLIVFIAMVLVAAIAAGVLINTAGFLQTKSEQTGQESSAQVSNRVQVVSGFGHVANEEVDYINLTVMRGSGSDDINLSTATIEWIGPNRATTLTEANTDTKEGYAVQQPGDKGGSITDSDLGSYDYFNVSAIKDPDDSVPVLDEQDDRFKIAMNTTAIANSRLSEGQEVELKLTTQYGAVTIYRANVPQSLSQENAVTV
- the aglJ gene encoding S-layer glycoprotein N-glycosyltransferase AglJ, whose translation is MADREDVCVLIPTLNEAETIGDVIDGFTSRGFENVLVVDGNSTDGTTDEAREHSARVMQQSGTGKGQAIREAVRHIDAEYVLMLDGDGTYRPEDADVMLEPLLEGRYEHVIGNRFADMEDGAMSRLNRFGNGMFNRVFRHIHGENFEDILSGYRAFTRESMENFYLDADGFGVETEMAVECVKHDVATTVVPIRYEARPNGSDTNLHPIRDGGVILLTLYQLAKTSNPLFYFGSVGVLSGLFGVAVAAYVGYEWFVKVPRESHEVLAIVAAFGILFGVQLVMFGVLSDLIVTLHREQMRRLD